One window from the genome of Pseudomonas sp. L5B5 encodes:
- a CDS encoding efflux RND transporter periplasmic adaptor subunit codes for MDKKRSLVVATVVVVGLGLAASLLPGLSVTPPPAADKVPAKAGEEPGHGEQGHGEEGHEGLVELDAKQIEAAGIELAEAGPRRLDRLLSLPGEIRFDEDRTSHIVPRAAGVVESVKANLGQSVKRGDLLAVIASQQVSEQRSELAAAGRRVELARTTFERERQLWVGQISAEQDYLLARQALQEAEIALGNARQKMAALSGSAQLAGGNRYEMRAPFDGVVVEKHLSVGEVVGETTAAFTLSDLSRVWATFGVFPKDLDKVRVGQSVNVSSSELGTQVRGQVAYVGNLLGEQSRTATVRVTLANPKDAWRPGLFVAVEVATEAVEVPVSVPEEAIQTVEDRPSVFVRVGEGFQATPVVPGTRQNGFIEIREGLAAGAQVATRGSFTLKSELGKGSAEHAH; via the coding sequence ATGGACAAAAAACGCAGCCTTGTTGTGGCCACCGTGGTGGTGGTCGGCCTGGGGCTGGCGGCCTCGTTGCTACCTGGCCTGTCTGTCACCCCGCCGCCGGCCGCGGACAAGGTTCCGGCGAAGGCGGGAGAAGAGCCCGGTCATGGTGAGCAAGGGCATGGCGAGGAGGGGCACGAGGGCCTGGTGGAACTCGATGCCAAGCAGATCGAGGCAGCCGGGATCGAGCTGGCCGAGGCTGGCCCGCGGCGCCTCGATCGCCTGCTCAGCCTGCCGGGAGAAATCCGCTTCGACGAAGACCGCACCTCGCACATCGTGCCGCGTGCCGCAGGCGTAGTGGAGTCGGTAAAGGCCAACCTCGGCCAGTCGGTCAAGCGTGGCGACCTGCTGGCGGTGATCGCCAGCCAGCAGGTCTCCGAGCAGCGCAGCGAACTGGCGGCCGCCGGACGACGGGTGGAACTGGCCCGCACCACCTTTGAACGTGAGCGCCAATTGTGGGTCGGCCAGATCTCCGCCGAGCAGGATTACCTGCTGGCGCGCCAGGCCTTGCAGGAAGCCGAGATTGCCCTGGGCAATGCCCGGCAGAAGATGGCCGCCCTGAGTGGCAGCGCCCAGCTGGCAGGTGGCAATCGTTATGAAATGCGCGCGCCATTCGACGGCGTGGTGGTGGAAAAACACCTCAGTGTCGGCGAGGTGGTGGGCGAGACCACGGCCGCCTTCACCCTGTCCGATCTGTCCCGGGTGTGGGCCACGTTCGGCGTATTCCCCAAGGACCTGGACAAGGTCAGGGTCGGCCAGTCTGTGAACGTCAGCTCCAGCGAGCTGGGCACCCAGGTCCGCGGGCAGGTGGCCTATGTCGGCAACCTGCTGGGAGAGCAGAGCCGCACCGCCACGGTCCGGGTGACCCTGGCCAATCCCAAGGACGCCTGGCGCCCGGGACTGTTCGTGGCGGTCGAGGTGGCCACCGAAGCTGTCGAGGTGCCGGTCAGCGTGCCTGAGGAGGCGATCCAGACCGTGGAGGATCGGCCTTCGGTGTTCGTCCGCGTGGGCGAGGGCTTCCAGGCCACGCCGGTGGTGCCGGGCACCCGCCAGAACGGTTTCATCGAGATCCGCGAAGGCCTGGCCGCAGGTGCCCAGGTCGCGACTCGCGGCAGCTTCACCCTCAAGTCCGAACTGGGCAAGGGC